A genomic stretch from Mastacembelus armatus chromosome 12, fMasArm1.2, whole genome shotgun sequence includes:
- the mtfp1 gene encoding mitochondrial fission process protein 1 yields MDPAGEKTSKTVDIYRDTWVRFLGYANEVGESFRALVPVSLVWGSYAVATAYVTADAVDKGKKAAVAHGDNPGKTTRIAVAVVDTFVWQALASVIIPGFTINRVCAASLYLLGRTTKWPLSVRKWTTTAIGLSTIPFIITPIDRSVDFLLDSSLRKVYSEEEKHK; encoded by the exons ATGGATCCCGCTGGAGAAAAAACGAGCAAAACAGTGGACATTTACCGCGACACATGGGTCCGCTTCTTAG GTTATGCCAATGAGGTTGGTGAGTCTTTTCGTGCTTTGGTGCCAGTGAGTTTAGTATGGGGCAGCTATGCTGTGGCCACTGCGTATGTTACTGCTGATGCTGTGGACAAAGGGAAGAAAGCAGCTGTG GCCCATGGGGACAATCCAGGAAAGACAACACGGATAGCGGTGGCAGTGGTGGACACGTTTGTCTGGCAAGCCCTCGCCTCTGTGATCATCCCAGGCTTCACCATTAACCGTGTGTGTGCTGCTTCGCTCTACCTGCTGGGCAGAACCACCAAGTGGCCCCTGTCTGTCCGCAAGTGGACCACTACAGCTATTGGCCTGTCCACAATCCCCTTTATCATTACTCCTATAGACAG GTCAGTGGATTTCCTGCTGGACTCGAGTCTTCGGAAGGTCTACAGTGAGGAAGAGAAGCATAAATAA
- the lman2la gene encoding lectin, mannose-binding 2-like a isoform X1 has protein sequence MAAASSRDHNGEPRSLFSLMSRGKMLPWKLYWTFAFILFTTSRCFADDDHGMEEFLKREYSLSKPYQGVGSSGSSHWELMGDSMVTTEQVRLTPDMQSRQGAVWSRLPCHLEDWEMQVHFKIHGQGKKNLNGDGLAIWYTKERMQKGPVFGNMDNFTGLGVFVDTYPNEEKHIEAQKKRYTPRTQRIFPYILAMVGNGSISYDHERDGRPTELGGCNAMVRNLKHDTFLFIRYVRRRLTVMIDIDGQHEWRDCLDIPGVRLPQGYYFGATAITGDLSDNHDIISLKLYQLTVLRSQKEKEQEDEITIPSVDNMDLLRMGQNEEGMSGIAIFFTVLFTMLGSIFLIVIGLVVYSHWIESRRKRFY, from the exons ATGGCCGCCGCCAGCAGCCGCGATCATAACGGGGAGCCCAGATCATTATTCAGTTTAATGTCCAGAGGGAAGATGTTGCCTTGGAAATTATACTGGACTTTcgcttttattctttttaccACAAGCCGATGTTTTGCTGACGATGATCACGGAATGGAGGAGTTTCTGAAGCGGGAGTATTCCCTGTCCAAGCCCTACCAAG GTGTGGGATCCTCAGGCTCCTCCCACTGGGAGCTGATGGGGGATTCCATGGTAACCACCGAACAGGTGCGGCTCACACCTGACATGCAGAGCAGACAGGGGGCAGTATGGAGCCGCCTT cCTTGCCATTTGGAAGACTGGGAGATGCAGGTGCACTTTAAGATTCACGGGCAAGGAAAGAAGAACCTGAATGGTGACGGGCTGGCCATTTGGTACACTAAGGAACGCATGCAGAAAG GTCCTGTTTTTGGAAATATGGACAACTTCACTGGCTTGGGTGTTTTTGTGGACACTTATCCCAATGAAGAGAAACACATAGAG GCACAGAAGAAAAGATACACTCCACGTACACAG AGGATCTTCCCATACATTCTGGCTATGGTGGGGAATGGCAGCATTAGCTACGACCACGAGCGTGATGGTCGACCCACAGAGCTGGGCGGCTGCAACGCCATGGTGCGCAACCTCAAACATGACACCTTCCTGTTCATCCGATATGTCCGACGTCGGCTCACg GTGATGATAGATATTGACGGCCAACATGAATGGAGGGACTGCCTGGACATACCTGGTGTGCGGCTGCCTCAGGGCTATTATTTTGGAGCAACAGCCATCACTGGAGATCTCTCAG ATAATCATGATATAATTTCTCTAAAACTCTACCAACTGACTGTGTTGCGGAGTCAAAAGGAAAAGGAGCAGGAAGATGAAATAACCATACCGAGTGTAGATAACATGGACCTACTCAGAA TGGGCCAGAATGAAGAGGGGATGAGTGGAATAGCTATTTTCTTCACTGTGCTCTTCACCATGCTGGGTTCTATCTTCCTCATCGTCATTGGCCTCGTGGTCTACAGCCACTGGATTGAGAGCCGACGCAAGCGCTTCTACTAG
- the lman2la gene encoding lectin, mannose-binding 2-like a isoform X2 → MSRGKMLPWKLYWTFAFILFTTSRCFADDDHGMEEFLKREYSLSKPYQGVGSSGSSHWELMGDSMVTTEQVRLTPDMQSRQGAVWSRLPCHLEDWEMQVHFKIHGQGKKNLNGDGLAIWYTKERMQKGPVFGNMDNFTGLGVFVDTYPNEEKHIERIFPYILAMVGNGSISYDHERDGRPTELGGCNAMVRNLKHDTFLFIRYVRRRLTVMIDIDGQHEWRDCLDIPGVRLPQGYYFGATAITGDLSDNHDIISLKLYQLTVLRSQKEKEQEDEITIPSVDNMDLLRMGQNEEGMSGIAIFFTVLFTMLGSIFLIVIGLVVYSHWIESRRKRFY, encoded by the exons ATGTCCAGAGGGAAGATGTTGCCTTGGAAATTATACTGGACTTTcgcttttattctttttaccACAAGCCGATGTTTTGCTGACGATGATCACGGAATGGAGGAGTTTCTGAAGCGGGAGTATTCCCTGTCCAAGCCCTACCAAG GTGTGGGATCCTCAGGCTCCTCCCACTGGGAGCTGATGGGGGATTCCATGGTAACCACCGAACAGGTGCGGCTCACACCTGACATGCAGAGCAGACAGGGGGCAGTATGGAGCCGCCTT cCTTGCCATTTGGAAGACTGGGAGATGCAGGTGCACTTTAAGATTCACGGGCAAGGAAAGAAGAACCTGAATGGTGACGGGCTGGCCATTTGGTACACTAAGGAACGCATGCAGAAAG GTCCTGTTTTTGGAAATATGGACAACTTCACTGGCTTGGGTGTTTTTGTGGACACTTATCCCAATGAAGAGAAACACATAGAG AGGATCTTCCCATACATTCTGGCTATGGTGGGGAATGGCAGCATTAGCTACGACCACGAGCGTGATGGTCGACCCACAGAGCTGGGCGGCTGCAACGCCATGGTGCGCAACCTCAAACATGACACCTTCCTGTTCATCCGATATGTCCGACGTCGGCTCACg GTGATGATAGATATTGACGGCCAACATGAATGGAGGGACTGCCTGGACATACCTGGTGTGCGGCTGCCTCAGGGCTATTATTTTGGAGCAACAGCCATCACTGGAGATCTCTCAG ATAATCATGATATAATTTCTCTAAAACTCTACCAACTGACTGTGTTGCGGAGTCAAAAGGAAAAGGAGCAGGAAGATGAAATAACCATACCGAGTGTAGATAACATGGACCTACTCAGAA TGGGCCAGAATGAAGAGGGGATGAGTGGAATAGCTATTTTCTTCACTGTGCTCTTCACCATGCTGGGTTCTATCTTCCTCATCGTCATTGGCCTCGTGGTCTACAGCCACTGGATTGAGAGCCGACGCAAGCGCTTCTACTAG
- the wbp1 gene encoding WW domain-binding protein 1: protein MPQKALGSLVGLLCTGTSLVQGKEFCFGVNNEQYRCEMGYCCGETECCTYYYELWWFWLVWTLIIMLSCCCAYRHRRVKMRLQQEQRQREISLMAYQGASSSFISPPPLNLRFWNDCKLPDYEEVVGHPPTPPPPYSENPPETTPSLPPHLSQADIASVPQPQAQADPRVNSQASGSSSDQGAVSMPIQAQCLEEENAEAQLMAMEEDEELVTRRRHVTGDSGIEVCICQMDVDEGSGLEEDINEEHRMCKVTGGDFCSGHQQQAFREKEHESELPSQTASTSTGDHMV, encoded by the exons ATGCCGCAGAAAGCACTGGGATCCCTTGTAGGTCTTCTTTGCACCGGGACCAGTCTGGTGCAG GGAAAGGAGTTCTGTTTTGGGGTAAACAATGAACAGTACCGCTGTGAGATGGGGTACTGCTGTGGAGAGACTGAGTGCTGCACATACTACTATGAGCTCTGGT GGTTCTGGTTGGTATGGACCCTTATCATCatgctgagctgctgctgtgcctACCGACACCGAAGGGTTAAAATGCGCCTGCAGCAAGAGCAACGTCAACGTGAGATCAGCCTTATGGCCTACCAGGGagcctccagctccttcatTTCCCCTCCACCACTCAATCTAA GGTTCTGGAACGATTGCAAGCTTCCTGACTATGAAGAGGTGGTTGGTCATCCCCCAACGCCACCTCCTCCTTACTCTGAAAACCCTCCTGAAACAACACCATCACTCCCTCCACATTTGAGCCAGGCAGACATTGCTTCAGTGCCACAGCCACAGGCCCAAGCAGACCCAAGGGTAAACAGTCAGGCATCAGGCTCATCATCAGACCAGGGAGCAGTTTCTATGCCAATCCAAGCGCAATGTTTAGAAGAGGAGAATGCAGAGGCTCAGTTGATGGCaatggaggaggatgaggagttAGTCACTCGGCGTCGGCATGTAACCGGTGACTCAGGGATTGAGGTATGCATTTGCCAGATGGATGTAGATGAGGGCTCAGGCCTTGAGGAAGATATCAATGAGGAGCACCGGATGTGCAAAGTCACTGGAGGGGACTTCTGCTCCGGGCACCAGCAGCAGGCCTTCAGGGAGAAGGAGCACGAGTCTGAGCTGCCTAGCCAGACCGCCAGCACCAGCACTGGAGACCACATGGTGTGA
- the LOC113124189 gene encoding ADP-ribosylation factor-like protein 3, with the protein MGLLSILRRLKQSPDHEVHLLLLGLDNAGKTTLLKQLAAEDISHITPTQGFNIKSIQSAGFKLNVWDIGGQRKIRPYWRNYFENTDVLIYVIDSSDRKRFEETSLELAELLEEEKLAAVPLLIFANKQDLMTATPASELAESLNLHTIRDRMWQVQACSALTAEGVQDGMTWVCRNIKFRKK; encoded by the exons ATG GGCCTGTTGTCCATCCTTCGCAGGCTGAAGCAGTCTCCAGACCACGAGGTGCATTTACTGTTGTTAGGTTTGGACAATGCTGGCAAGACAACTCTGCTCAAACAGCTGGCAGCTGAAGACATCAGCCACATCACCCCTACACAA GGCTTCAATATAAAGAGCATCCAGTCAGCTGGCTTTAAATTGAATGTTTGGGACATTGGAGGTCAACGAAAGATCCGTCCATACTGGAGGAACTATTTTGAGAACACAGATGTTCTG ATCTATGTTATTGACAGCTCAGACAGAAAACGGTTCGAAGAGACGAGTTTG GAGCTGGCTGAattgctggaggaggagaagcttGCTGCTGTGCCACTTCTAATCTTTGCAAACAAGCAGGACCTGATGACAGCCACCCCAGCCTCTGAACTCGCAGAAAGTCTGAATCTGCACACTATTCGGGATCGCATGTGGCAGGTCCAGGCCTGCTCAGCACTCACTGCTGAGGGAGTGCAA gatgGCATGACCTGGGTTTGCAGAAATATAAAGTTTCGGAAGAAATAA